One Leptospira wolbachii serovar Codice str. CDC genomic region harbors:
- a CDS encoding ATP-binding protein — MIPKRAEVGSLLYEWNGTKEIQVEVGIRRGLPGFQILGCASLSTKESRDRIRLALEASGYLFPLETIIINLKPAHIPKRMVSLDLAIAVGILVATDQVQIPEGRIFFLGGLGLDGSVLGGKELLPYLWQNRDNADVSFCLPKSLQEDILPAGQYYFLNHLEGLQNLSGSSPDNREVATPPTDPQTWERVFLDPYQMKTFQGLLYALLGKHHSLLLGSPGSGKTMLHRMLEPLLPPKETRDQNDQGIWTSGGDFEIPTRKRPFRTPHHSATEVGLVGGGLPFQPGEISKAYGGILYLDEALEFKDRILESLRMPMEDSYLEIVRMNEKTKLKTDFTLMLSANPCPCGNYHSNHICHCSLQKIRLYLQKISGAFLDRITIFQTLFETTNERCIKLEEVKIKEILSERFAFRNTRLVPEGEEQRIQKILDTNPQTKQLSLRKKKQIVSLTRTIADWDLSSRTKEVHIWEAVEYCIGYQWIYSLG, encoded by the coding sequence GTGATCCCCAAACGCGCAGAAGTTGGAAGCTTGTTATACGAATGGAATGGAACCAAAGAAATCCAGGTAGAAGTGGGAATCCGAAGGGGGCTTCCGGGGTTCCAAATCTTAGGTTGTGCTTCTCTCTCTACAAAAGAGTCCAGAGATCGTATCCGTTTGGCCCTGGAGGCATCTGGATATCTATTCCCACTAGAAACCATCATCATCAACTTAAAACCGGCGCATATCCCCAAACGGATGGTTTCTTTGGATCTGGCCATAGCCGTAGGAATCTTAGTGGCAACGGACCAAGTCCAAATTCCCGAGGGTAGGATCTTCTTTTTAGGCGGACTCGGTTTGGATGGATCGGTTCTCGGGGGGAAGGAACTTCTACCCTATCTCTGGCAAAATCGAGACAATGCAGATGTTTCCTTCTGCCTTCCTAAGTCCTTACAAGAAGATATCTTACCTGCGGGCCAATATTACTTTTTGAATCATTTAGAAGGACTCCAAAACCTCAGTGGGTCCTCACCTGACAACCGCGAGGTTGCCACCCCTCCTACCGATCCTCAAACTTGGGAAAGGGTATTTTTGGATCCCTACCAGATGAAGACCTTCCAAGGGCTTTTGTATGCCCTTCTCGGCAAACACCACAGTCTGTTATTGGGAAGTCCAGGTTCTGGGAAAACGATGCTCCACAGAATGTTGGAACCTTTACTCCCACCGAAAGAAACGAGAGACCAAAACGACCAAGGAATCTGGACCTCTGGTGGGGACTTTGAAATCCCCACACGGAAACGTCCTTTCCGTACACCGCACCACTCGGCTACCGAAGTGGGACTTGTGGGTGGAGGTCTTCCCTTCCAACCAGGTGAAATTTCCAAAGCTTATGGAGGGATACTTTATTTAGATGAAGCTTTGGAATTTAAAGATCGCATTCTGGAAAGTCTTCGAATGCCCATGGAAGATTCGTATTTAGAAATTGTTCGGATGAATGAAAAGACAAAACTAAAAACCGATTTCACCTTGATGTTGTCGGCAAACCCCTGCCCTTGCGGAAACTACCATAGCAATCATATCTGCCATTGTTCCTTACAAAAAATTCGTCTGTATTTGCAAAAAATTAGCGGTGCATTTTTAGATAGGATCACCATCTTTCAAACGTTATTCGAAACAACGAATGAAAGGTGTATTAAACTAGAAGAAGTCAAAATCAAAGAAATTCTATCAGAACGATTTGCTTTTCGAAATACTAGATTGGTTCCGGAAGGGGAAGAACAGAGAATTCAAAAAATTTTAGATACAAATCCCCAAACCAAACAACTCTCATTAAGAAAGAAAAAACAAATTGTCTCTCTAACAAGAACCATTGCTGATTGGGACCTCTCCTCCCGAACAAAGGAAGTACACATCTGGGAGGCGGTGGAGTATTGTATCGGTTACCAGTGGATTTATAGCCTAGGGTAA
- a CDS encoding peptidoglycan DD-metalloendopeptidase family protein — translation MSQFVRFNSFFVSCSRFFPPSPDILKVKIFRLVMVSFFVLSGTQIVANPFQKIHSEINESIPGNESGMFRLFGSQSQESEIHKLFSVGVNSSGEEEEVELASLDLPKYIDVSPVVSNTVVHESGIILKKYAVQKKDNLSKIARSFSIDLTKLKKHNGLTSDQLKIGQVLEVPVQVKNASSSRVVLKKIFIMPVPQSRVTSRYGRRVDPFNKYNRVYHTGLDLAAKVGAPVLSAADGEVVFTGRNGGYGNSVTIQHKNGYKTVYAHCSQILVEVGETVKMGRVVALVGRTGTATGAHLHFEVFRNGKIMNPESALSMTEKQVTKLPKSEVAGM, via the coding sequence TTGTCGCAGTTTGTTCGTTTCAATTCTTTCTTTGTTTCGTGTTCAAGATTCTTCCCCCCCAGTCCCGATATTCTAAAAGTGAAGATCTTCCGGTTGGTCATGGTTTCCTTTTTTGTTCTTTCTGGAACTCAGATTGTGGCCAATCCTTTTCAAAAAATTCATTCTGAAATCAATGAGTCCATTCCAGGAAATGAATCTGGGATGTTTCGCCTTTTTGGTTCTCAATCACAAGAATCCGAAATCCATAAACTGTTTTCTGTTGGCGTTAATTCTTCTGGAGAAGAGGAAGAAGTGGAGCTTGCTTCTCTTGATTTGCCCAAATACATTGATGTATCACCTGTCGTCAGTAATACTGTCGTTCACGAATCTGGAATTATTTTAAAAAAGTATGCAGTACAAAAGAAAGACAATCTATCCAAGATTGCTCGTTCCTTTTCTATCGATTTAACAAAACTAAAAAAACACAACGGCCTAACGAGCGACCAACTCAAGATTGGCCAGGTTTTGGAAGTTCCGGTGCAAGTGAAGAATGCATCTTCCTCCCGAGTGGTTCTTAAAAAAATCTTTATTATGCCGGTTCCTCAAAGCCGAGTGACCTCTCGGTACGGAAGAAGAGTCGATCCTTTCAATAAATACAACCGCGTGTATCACACGGGTCTTGATCTTGCCGCTAAGGTAGGGGCTCCGGTCCTTTCTGCCGCAGATGGAGAAGTGGTTTTTACTGGTCGTAACGGTGGTTATGGAAATTCAGTCACCATCCAACACAAAAATGGTTATAAAACGGTTTACGCCCACTGTTCCCAGATTTTAGTTGAGGTTGGGGAAACGGTGAAGATGGGTCGTGTGGTTGCTCTTGTCGGACGGACAGGAACGGCAACAGGGGCGCATCTCCATTTTGAAGTGTTTCGAAACGGGAAAATAATGAATCCTGAATCAGCTCTAAGTATGACAGAAAAACAAGTCACCAAACTTCCCAAGTCTGAAGTAGCCGGAATGTAA
- the rplS gene encoding 50S ribosomal protein L19, with the protein MNQILETALAGEAKNELNFEIGDTVKVHYKIVESGKERVQVYEGVVISIANKSQSKTFTVRRVSYDIGVERIFPLHSPRIARIELVRKGSVRRAKLFYLRDKKGKAGRIKERKGGQAIVAKDKKRQDEASKAALAQAKAAEAEAPSA; encoded by the coding sequence ATGAATCAGATTCTAGAAACAGCACTCGCAGGCGAAGCAAAGAACGAACTTAATTTCGAAATTGGTGATACAGTAAAAGTTCACTACAAAATCGTTGAATCTGGTAAAGAACGGGTTCAGGTTTACGAAGGTGTTGTGATCTCTATTGCGAATAAATCACAAAGCAAAACGTTTACTGTAAGACGAGTTTCCTATGATATCGGAGTGGAGAGAATTTTCCCACTTCATAGCCCACGTATTGCAAGAATTGAACTCGTTCGTAAAGGATCTGTTCGTCGTGCAAAACTTTTCTATCTGCGTGATAAAAAAGGAAAAGCGGGACGTATCAAAGAAAGAAAAGGCGGTCAAGCGATCGTTGCAAAAGATAAAAAGAGACAGGACGAGGCTTCTAAAGCCGCTCTTGCACAAGCGAAAGCTGCGGAAGCAGAAGCACCTAGCGCATAA
- the trmD gene encoding tRNA (guanosine(37)-N1)-methyltransferase TrmD, with amino-acid sequence MKFNFITLFPEKITSYFETGIPGKAVKQGVVEINTIQLRDFADNKHQKVDDTIYGGGPGMLLQVGPVYRALESLGEEKGKVILLSPSGELFNQTLAREIYESSETLTFISGYYEGVDHRVTEHLIDREVAIGNYVISSGDLAALVVADCLSRFVPGFLGKEESLLEESHNETEELEYPQYTKPYDFMGWTVPDVLLGGHHEEIRKWRQKNRKTRNHS; translated from the coding sequence TTGAAGTTTAATTTCATCACTCTTTTCCCAGAAAAAATCACATCCTATTTTGAGACTGGGATTCCGGGAAAGGCTGTCAAACAGGGGGTTGTCGAAATCAACACAATCCAACTGCGAGACTTTGCCGACAACAAACACCAAAAGGTGGATGATACCATCTACGGCGGTGGTCCCGGCATGCTTTTGCAAGTGGGTCCTGTTTACCGTGCTCTAGAATCTCTTGGTGAGGAGAAAGGCAAGGTCATTCTTCTGAGTCCCTCGGGAGAGCTTTTCAACCAGACTCTCGCTCGGGAGATTTATGAGTCCTCGGAGACTTTGACCTTTATTTCTGGCTACTACGAAGGGGTCGACCATCGTGTCACAGAGCATTTAATTGACAGGGAAGTGGCCATTGGAAACTATGTTATTTCATCGGGGGATTTAGCTGCTCTCGTTGTTGCGGATTGCCTTTCTCGGTTTGTTCCGGGATTTTTAGGAAAAGAAGAAAGCCTTCTCGAAGAGTCGCACAACGAAACAGAAGAATTAGAATACCCTCAGTATACAAAACCCTATGATTTTATGGGTTGGACTGTTCCAGATGTGCTCCTAGGTGGCCATCATGAAGAGATCCGGAAATGGCGGCAAAAAAACCGCAAAACAAGAAATCATTCTTAG
- the rimM gene encoding ribosome maturation factor RimM (Essential for efficient processing of 16S rRNA) has product MSTKPSLVKVGVIGSSHGIKGFIKLFTEGDTLQYVKPPLSCTVEDPRGNQTIIHIEEIKQNGNHFLLKLKGYDTPETVVKYRGFSLLWKREDLPKPEEGEIYTEDLVGLLAISKESKTPLEYIVTQVIDNPAHPILELKPKSGEGETVLIPFLNRFVGDWNLESKTLEIIEWEQWFEV; this is encoded by the coding sequence TTGTCGACTAAACCAAGTTTAGTGAAAGTGGGGGTCATTGGATCCTCACATGGAATCAAAGGGTTCATCAAACTGTTTACAGAAGGTGACACCCTTCAATACGTAAAACCTCCGTTATCCTGCACTGTAGAAGATCCACGCGGAAACCAAACAATCATACATATTGAAGAAATCAAACAGAACGGAAACCATTTCCTTCTGAAATTGAAAGGGTATGACACTCCGGAGACGGTTGTCAAATACCGAGGATTTTCTTTATTATGGAAAAGGGAAGATCTGCCCAAACCAGAGGAAGGAGAAATCTATACTGAGGATTTGGTAGGACTTCTGGCCATTTCTAAAGAATCCAAGACTCCTCTTGAATATATTGTCACGCAAGTGATCGACAACCCAGCCCATCCGATTTTGGAATTAAAACCAAAGTCCGGTGAGGGGGAAACAGTGCTCATTCCTTTTCTAAACCGGTTTGTGGGAGATTGGAATTTAGAATCCAAAACCTTAGAAATCATCGAATGGGAGCAGTGGTTTGAAGTTTAA
- a CDS encoding YraN family protein: MREKTERGRIGEGLAASYLNSIGHTILFRNYRKAFGELDIISFKDGVLYCSEVKAWNESNGFHPIECFHETKRSRMRKVYYYLLKEIPAFYHLTPSFNLIHITEKKEVRFYSSIF; the protein is encoded by the coding sequence ATGAGAGAAAAAACAGAACGAGGTCGCATTGGCGAAGGGTTGGCCGCAAGTTATTTAAATTCCATAGGACACACAATCCTTTTTCGGAATTATAGAAAGGCCTTTGGGGAACTGGACATAATCAGTTTTAAGGACGGGGTTCTATACTGTTCAGAGGTGAAGGCCTGGAACGAAAGTAACGGATTTCATCCCATTGAGTGCTTTCATGAGACAAAACGTAGCCGAATGAGGAAGGTATATTACTATTTACTAAAGGAAATTCCTGCCTTTTATCACCTAACACCTTCGTTTAATTTGATCCATATCACTGAAAAAAAGGAAGTTCGTTTTTATTCGTCAATCTTCTAA
- a CDS encoding ribonuclease HII has translation MISLEAVVTRPFFPEFQIPYLTCYSLDEAGRGTLAGPVSIGCVSFSLITLEKIRNGEILKGLRDSKKIPEPKRLELRKEILKYVSYARVTFVSASFIDRFNINQAIFYGMNRSLPRHFHSSEKKLFLLADGNYKLKISKPIEGYLSLPKGDDLIPSISAASILAKTYRDEYMEKMDTKYPGYGFANHKGYGTEEHREALIKLGISPIHRLSFCKFLRSGGSEPSLF, from the coding sequence ATAATCTCTCTTGAAGCGGTCGTTACGCGGCCGTTCTTTCCTGAATTCCAAATTCCCTACCTGACCTGTTATTCACTCGATGAAGCAGGTCGTGGTACGCTTGCTGGCCCCGTCTCCATTGGTTGTGTCTCCTTTTCTCTCATTACCTTAGAGAAAATTCGAAACGGAGAAATTCTTAAAGGTCTCCGCGATTCCAAAAAAATTCCAGAACCCAAACGATTAGAACTCCGAAAGGAAATCTTAAAATATGTTTCCTACGCTCGTGTAACGTTTGTCAGTGCCTCTTTCATTGATCGTTTTAATATCAACCAAGCAATCTTTTATGGAATGAATCGATCTTTGCCTAGGCATTTCCATTCATCCGAAAAAAAGCTATTTCTATTAGCCGATGGGAACTACAAACTAAAAATTTCTAAACCCATAGAAGGTTATCTCTCGCTTCCGAAAGGAGATGATTTGATTCCTTCCATTTCTGCGGCTTCCATTCTTGCCAAAACTTACCGTGATGAATATATGGAAAAGATGGATACAAAATATCCAGGATATGGGTTTGCCAACCACAAGGGATATGGAACCGAAGAACACCGGGAAGCTCTCATAAAATTGGGAATTTCTCCCATCCACAGGTTGAGTTTTTGTAAATTTCTCCGATCTGGAGGGAGTGAGCCCTCTCTTTTCTAA
- a CDS encoding type II secretion system-associated lipoprotein: MPLVLLLAFSHCSQRLIKKERLREINEYYDGKTYALQEEIKFSQTEVWKKGTLVKIYIESTPSLLKLKVYPIAESRESSVGKLAAYIINDDIKKKQYDLEDVDEWVGKKFTLVESNVKKKK; this comes from the coding sequence ATTCCCCTCGTCCTTCTCCTTGCGTTCAGTCATTGTTCCCAACGGTTGATCAAAAAGGAAAGATTAAGGGAAATCAATGAATACTATGACGGAAAGACGTATGCCTTACAAGAGGAGATCAAATTCTCTCAAACGGAAGTTTGGAAGAAAGGAACCTTGGTTAAGATCTATATCGAATCCACTCCTTCTCTTTTGAAATTGAAGGTTTACCCCATAGCAGAGTCTAGAGAGTCTTCTGTGGGAAAATTGGCAGCCTATATCATCAATGATGATATTAAGAAAAAGCAGTATGATTTGGAAGATGTCGATGAGTGGGTTGGTAAAAAATTCACTCTGGTTGAATCCAATGTCAAAAAAAAGAAATAA
- a CDS encoding EscU/YscU/HrcU family type III secretion system export apparatus switch protein: MKQKMAALAYDPKIHSAPKLVAKAEGRLAETLIRVAKESGVLVIRDEVMVQTLDHLPNGKEIPRELYEVVAAVFRILVLERQKKNN; the protein is encoded by the coding sequence ATGAAACAAAAAATGGCAGCCCTTGCTTATGATCCGAAGATCCATTCGGCACCGAAACTTGTCGCCAAGGCTGAGGGTCGACTCGCAGAGACTCTCATTCGTGTGGCAAAGGAATCAGGAGTTCTTGTCATTCGTGATGAAGTGATGGTGCAAACCTTAGATCATCTCCCTAATGGGAAAGAAATTCCGAGAGAATTGTATGAAGTCGTGGCAGCAGTGTTTCGAATTCTTGTTTTAGAGAGACAAAAGAAAAACAATTGA
- a CDS encoding HD-GYP domain-containing protein produces MRKISIRDLEPGSKFTKSIYLDKDTVFVGADQPITQQDLDRLVQFGITFVLTDGEKVLADGQDKTVAGTAPGYFDTNLPFYQDDVNSTRFKYLLEKTNTTKVEFNAVFKDCFDLVQKTYRSASEGRYTEIREFREIAERIADHTKANGQIPILLLSHSHSGYYLYTHICYATFFSVMLGNFLEFSRPKLIDLALASLFADIGMVTVPEEVSEKKGALSELDLKTIKRHPVTGYQILTQRLKLKNSLAIVALQHHEAVDGSGYPQRILANQIEELTKVFMIADQFAAMIHPRPYRQAILPYEAMKIMISENVNRFDLKMVRLFLNKLSMFPVGSGVVLSDLRMGMVIESNKDKPLRPVIRVTKDAEGNRLKHLEFVDLMKDLNLYIQQAIPFSQIY; encoded by the coding sequence ATGCGGAAAATCTCCATACGTGACTTAGAACCTGGCTCGAAGTTTACTAAGTCAATCTACCTCGACAAAGACACTGTTTTTGTGGGAGCTGACCAACCCATCACACAACAAGATTTAGACCGATTGGTTCAATTTGGGATTACCTTTGTTCTTACTGATGGAGAAAAGGTTTTAGCGGATGGGCAGGACAAAACTGTGGCTGGTACCGCACCAGGATACTTCGATACAAACCTTCCTTTTTACCAGGATGATGTAAACTCTACGCGTTTTAAGTATTTATTAGAAAAAACGAATACAACTAAGGTCGAGTTTAACGCCGTTTTTAAAGATTGTTTTGATTTGGTTCAGAAAACCTATAGGTCTGCGTCCGAAGGTCGTTATACGGAGATTCGTGAATTTCGAGAGATTGCAGAACGAATTGCCGACCATACCAAAGCCAATGGACAGATCCCCATATTACTTTTATCTCATTCTCATTCCGGTTATTATCTATACACTCACATCTGTTATGCGACTTTTTTTTCGGTGATGCTTGGAAATTTTTTAGAGTTTTCTAGACCCAAACTGATTGATTTGGCGCTGGCCTCTCTTTTTGCGGATATCGGAATGGTGACGGTTCCCGAAGAAGTGTCCGAAAAAAAAGGAGCCCTTTCCGAACTAGATCTAAAAACCATCAAACGCCATCCGGTGACTGGTTACCAGATTCTCACCCAACGTTTGAAGTTAAAAAACTCTCTTGCGATCGTTGCTTTACAACACCATGAAGCGGTAGATGGTTCTGGGTATCCGCAGAGGATTCTTGCGAACCAAATTGAAGAACTCACAAAAGTGTTTATGATTGCAGACCAATTTGCGGCGATGATCCATCCAAGGCCGTATAGGCAAGCCATCCTTCCATACGAAGCGATGAAGATCATGATTAGCGAAAATGTGAATCGTTTCGATTTAAAAATGGTAAGGCTGTTTTTAAATAAACTTTCTATGTTTCCTGTGGGGTCCGGAGTGGTTCTTTCTGACCTAAGAATGGGTATGGTCATTGAATCCAATAAAGATAAACCTCTACGTCCCGTCATTCGAGTGACAAAAGATGCCGAAGGTAATCGCCTTAAACACTTGGAGTTTGTAGATCTAATGAAGGATCTCAATCTCTATATCCAACAAGCCATTCCCTTTTCTCAGATTTATTAA
- the gspE gene encoding type II secretion system ATPase GspE encodes MRKSLGQILLEDGILTIKDLEDISKQQEKTNLPITHIIQKKGLASETDILKALSKLHRMDFIDKLEFVANEEVFGKIPLKLVQRSKIVPVSVKGKKVIVATSDPTDLHPMDDMRSFLKGYEIQFVLATENEIMRIVHSQFDKTTAEAKEMMDEMDGSFGDLSDAFESDALDLSNEAPIIKMVNVILSQAVSERASDIHVEPFEKSVVVRYRVDGVLQKVLNPPKSYLAGISTRIKIMSNLNIAENRLPQDGRIKLRLAGKDVDVRVSIIPCQFGERIVMRILNKTDQKYSIETMGFNKEILKDFKELIYKPYGIILVTGPTGSGKSTTLYSALSEINTEERNIITCEDPVEYQMDGISQMQMNDKIGLTFAAGLRSILRQDPDVVMVGEIRDEETARIAIQASLTGHLVFSTLHTNDASAAVTRLVDMGIEPYLITSSVLGFMAQRLVRVICKDCKTSYKPTDKDLAGLGIQRKELKNGVLYRGKGCASCLNSGYKGRTGLYELLIMNDEIKRAILQGADSNRIKELAIKNGLATLPVYGKFKVIEGVTTPEEVLRVS; translated from the coding sequence ATGAGAAAGAGTTTAGGTCAAATTCTATTAGAAGATGGGATCCTTACTATAAAGGATCTCGAAGACATTTCCAAACAACAGGAAAAAACAAATCTTCCTATCACTCATATCATTCAGAAAAAAGGTCTCGCTTCTGAAACTGACATTTTAAAAGCCTTATCCAAACTGCATCGGATGGATTTTATCGACAAACTTGAGTTTGTTGCCAATGAAGAAGTATTTGGGAAAATTCCCTTAAAACTTGTCCAACGTTCTAAAATTGTTCCCGTATCCGTCAAAGGGAAAAAAGTAATCGTTGCTACCTCTGACCCCACAGACCTGCATCCTATGGATGATATGCGTTCCTTCTTAAAAGGATACGAAATCCAGTTCGTTCTCGCTACAGAAAACGAAATCATGAGGATTGTTCATTCTCAGTTCGACAAAACCACTGCCGAAGCCAAAGAGATGATGGATGAGATGGATGGGAGTTTTGGGGACCTTTCGGATGCATTCGAATCCGATGCGCTTGATCTATCGAACGAAGCTCCCATCATTAAGATGGTGAATGTAATTTTATCACAAGCTGTTTCCGAACGAGCATCGGATATCCACGTAGAACCTTTTGAAAAATCAGTGGTTGTTCGTTATCGTGTGGATGGAGTTTTGCAAAAAGTTTTGAATCCACCTAAGTCTTATTTGGCGGGAATTTCCACTCGTATCAAAATCATGTCAAATCTGAACATTGCGGAAAACCGTTTGCCGCAAGATGGTCGGATCAAACTCCGGTTAGCGGGAAAGGATGTGGATGTCCGGGTTTCTATCATTCCATGTCAATTTGGCGAACGAATCGTAATGCGGATTCTCAATAAAACAGATCAAAAGTATTCGATAGAAACTATGGGTTTTAATAAAGAAATCCTAAAAGATTTTAAAGAACTCATTTATAAACCTTATGGAATCATTCTGGTAACGGGGCCAACGGGATCCGGTAAATCTACAACGCTTTACTCTGCACTTTCTGAAATCAATACAGAAGAACGCAATATCATCACTTGCGAAGATCCGGTGGAATACCAGATGGATGGGATCTCCCAAATGCAGATGAACGATAAAATTGGACTTACCTTTGCGGCGGGCCTTCGTTCCATCCTTCGTCAAGATCCGGATGTGGTAATGGTAGGGGAGATCCGGGATGAGGAAACCGCAAGGATCGCGATCCAAGCATCCCTCACAGGTCACTTAGTATTTTCTACACTCCATACAAACGATGCCTCGGCTGCTGTGACAAGACTTGTGGATATGGGGATTGAACCATATTTAATTACAAGTTCCGTCCTTGGATTTATGGCCCAAAGGCTCGTACGAGTCATTTGTAAAGATTGTAAAACAAGCTATAAACCAACCGACAAAGATTTGGCAGGTCTTGGAATCCAGAGAAAAGAATTAAAAAATGGTGTCCTCTACCGCGGGAAAGGTTGTGCCTCCTGTCTAAACTCTGGATACAAAGGGCGAACGGGTTTGTATGAACTACTCATAATGAATGATGAAATCAAACGAGCCATTTTGCAGGGTGCTGATTCCAATCGAATCAAAGAACTTGCGATTAAAAATGGACTCGCAACACTTCCTGTATACGGTAAATTTAAGGTCATTGAAGGTGTGACTACGCCGGAAGAAGTACTCCGGGTATCATAG
- the gspD gene encoding type II secretion system secretin GspD, which yields MRNRLPLVVLSICLYVFVTPSFSQEKGKPKAKSSPEPASFTADWRDTELKDFLMGMSAIIKRNILIDDAVKGKKITIISQKRVKIEDAYGFMKSVLETQGFGLIEENDLIKVVKIKDALAKSPIVRIGKDPVSEADVSLNKTITQIVPLEFSNAAELEPILKRVTSPDTDIIIPKNQNTLIFSGSTSDINKLLKLVDNLDVRADGPGSISSAGDIHIYTLEYNEAEKLAAILVKLDMPDAPTAPTQGPPGEPGPDGKPAAPPQPIVAQPAKVPGKQDKIKAVAHKESNSLIVTASPQEWEEIKKIIKILDTPRKQVLLEVLIVELSSTDLNDFGIDWRYQELAYGQFNTGLAAQGGVIDKNGRPTNVNTLSGFSLGFIRRGGQQIIGILNANSTNENFNVLSAPQILTLDNQEAEINVGQDVPVRTQNRNAGLGGDNAVTVANFEYRPTGIKLKFTPHINKNNRITLDLYQEIKNVAGISSEATGGNPTFNKRDIKTTIVVDNIQTIVIGGLLSNDKQKKVQKIPILGEIPLLGTLFRRTTNQNRKTNLMVFLTPHILDDRDKSDRITIQKKNEQERMVDEREKKLR from the coding sequence ATGAGAAATCGTCTTCCTTTAGTAGTACTCAGTATTTGCCTGTATGTCTTTGTCACTCCTAGCTTTTCCCAAGAGAAAGGAAAACCAAAGGCCAAATCTTCTCCAGAACCTGCAAGTTTTACTGCTGATTGGAGAGATACAGAACTCAAAGATTTCCTTATGGGAATGAGTGCCATCATCAAACGAAACATTCTCATCGATGATGCTGTGAAAGGAAAAAAGATTACCATCATCTCGCAAAAACGAGTAAAAATTGAAGACGCTTATGGATTTATGAAATCCGTTTTAGAAACACAAGGGTTTGGCCTTATTGAAGAAAACGATCTTATCAAAGTCGTTAAAATCAAAGATGCCCTTGCCAAGTCACCCATAGTTCGTATAGGTAAAGACCCAGTCTCCGAAGCGGATGTATCACTTAACAAAACGATTACTCAGATTGTTCCTTTAGAATTTTCGAATGCTGCAGAACTTGAACCTATCCTCAAGCGCGTAACATCACCAGATACTGATATCATCATTCCAAAAAATCAAAACACTCTGATTTTTTCCGGTTCCACATCAGACATCAACAAATTACTCAAGTTAGTTGATAATTTGGATGTTCGGGCCGATGGTCCTGGATCCATTTCTTCTGCGGGTGACATTCATATTTATACATTAGAATACAATGAAGCAGAGAAATTGGCTGCCATTTTAGTGAAATTAGATATGCCCGATGCACCTACGGCTCCCACACAGGGACCTCCTGGAGAACCAGGTCCTGATGGCAAACCGGCAGCACCGCCACAACCGATCGTAGCACAGCCTGCAAAAGTTCCTGGCAAACAAGATAAAATCAAGGCAGTGGCTCACAAAGAATCCAACTCTCTGATTGTAACAGCGAGTCCTCAAGAATGGGAAGAAATCAAAAAGATTATTAAGATTTTAGATACGCCCAGAAAGCAGGTGTTACTCGAAGTGCTCATAGTAGAGCTTAGTTCCACTGACCTAAACGATTTTGGTATCGATTGGCGTTACCAAGAGTTGGCTTATGGACAGTTTAACACGGGTCTTGCGGCACAAGGGGGAGTGATAGATAAAAATGGTCGTCCTACCAACGTAAACACTCTTTCTGGTTTTTCCCTTGGATTCATTCGCCGTGGGGGACAACAAATCATTGGTATTTTAAATGCAAACTCCACCAATGAAAACTTCAATGTATTGTCAGCACCACAAATTTTGACCTTAGACAACCAAGAAGCAGAAATCAATGTGGGACAAGATGTTCCCGTTCGAACGCAAAACCGTAACGCCGGTCTTGGTGGGGACAATGCCGTGACTGTGGCAAACTTTGAATATCGTCCCACAGGGATTAAACTCAAGTTCACTCCTCATATCAACAAAAACAATCGAATCACTCTAGATCTTTACCAAGAGATAAAAAACGTAGCAGGGATTTCTTCCGAAGCAACGGGGGGAAACCCAACGTTTAACAAACGAGATATCAAAACAACCATTGTTGTGGACAACATCCAAACGATTGTGATTGGGGGACTCCTCTCCAACGACAAACAGAAGAAAGTGCAAAAAATCCCGATTTTAGGGGAGATTCCTCTTCTCGGAACCCTTTTTCGCAGAACCACCAATCAAAATCGTAAAACCAATTTGATGGTGTTTTTAACACCACATATTCTGGACGACCGAGACAAATCGGATCGTATCACCATCCAAAAGAAAAATGAACAAGAAAGGATGGTCGACGAACGAGAAAAGAAACTGCGATGA